Proteins co-encoded in one Quercus robur chromosome 8, dhQueRobu3.1, whole genome shotgun sequence genomic window:
- the LOC126694678 gene encoding chloroplastic lipocalin isoform X7, whose protein sequence is MLFLFFSSHSEVIAADLSYHPNICQLASAPDGTLTLPLVEGSDERSERLMMIRGMTAKDFDPIRYSGRWFEVASLKRGFAGQGQEDCHCTQGVYTFDMESPFIQVDTFCVHGGPNGYITGIKGKVQCLPEDNLEKNETELEKQEMIKERCYLRFPTLPFIPKEPYDVIATDYDNFALVSGAKDRGFIQIYSRTPDPGPEFIEKHKTYLENFGYDPSIIKYTPQDCEVMSNSQLAAMMSMSGMQQAQTNQFPDLELKGSVEFNPFTSVFDTLKKLLELYFK, encoded by the exons ATGTtgttcctcttcttctcctcccaTTCCGAG GTTATTGCGGCAGATCTATCTTATCACCCCAATATCTGCCAGCTTGCTAGTGCACCAGATGGTACATTAACTCTCCCACTTGTTGAGGGGTCTGATGAAAGAAGTGAGAGGCTAATGATGATAAGAGGTATGACAGCCAAGGATTTCGACCCCATTAGATATTCTGGAAGATGGTTTGAGGTTGCTTCACTCAAACGTGGATTTGCTGGACAAGGTCAAGAAGACTGTCACTGCACTCAG GGTGTATATACGTTTGATATGGAGTCACCCTTTATCCAAGTTGATACCTTTTGTGTTCATGGGGGCCCCAATGGGTATATTACTGGCATTAAGGGAAAGGTTCAGTGCCTTCCAGAGGATAATTTGGAGAAAAATGAAACTGAACTAGAAAAGCAGGAGATGATAAAAGAGAGATGTTATCTTCGTTTTCCGACACTACCATTTATCCCCAAGGAGCCTTATGATGTGATTGCTACTGATTATGACAACTTTGCTCTTGTTTCAGGAGCAAAAGACAGAGGCTTTATTCAG ATCTACTCAAGGACACCTGACCCTGGACCTGAATTCATTGAGAAGCACAAAACTTATTTGGAAAACTTTGGGTATGATCCAAGTATAATCAAGTATACTCCACAAGACTGTGAAGTAATGTCAAATAGTCAGTTAGCTGCAATGATGTCAATGTCTGGAATGCAACAGGCTCAAACAAACCAATTTCCTGACCTAGAATTGAAGGGCTCTGTTGAATTTAATCCATTTACAAGTGTATTTGATACTTTGAAGAAGCTCCTTGAGCTATATTTTAAGTAG
- the LOC126694678 gene encoding chloroplastic lipocalin isoform X3, with protein sequence MVQVLLQSSPLLLQCCSSSSPPIPRAMGRKIRFKFSSEQTLSSKLVTKHVLSGLAASLIFLSRTNQVIAADLSYHPNICQLASAPDGTLTLPLVEGSDERSERLMMIRGMTAKDFDPIRYSGRWFEVASLKRGFAGQGQEDCHCTQGVYTFDMESPFIQVDTFCVHGGPNGYITGIKGKVQCLPEDNLEKNETELEKQEMIKERCYLRFPTLPFIPKEPYDVIATDYDNFALVSGAKDRGFIQIYSRTPDPGPEFIEKHKTYLENFGYDPSIIKYTPQDCEVMSNSQLAAMMSMSGMQQAQTNQFPDLELKGSVEFNPFTSVFDTLKKLLELYFK encoded by the exons atggTACAAGTTCTTCTTCAGTCATCACCACTACTCCTCCAATGTtgttcctcttcttctcctcccaTTCCGAG GGCAATGGGAAGAAAAATAAGGTTCAAGTTCTCTTCTGAGCAAACTTTATCAAGTAAGCTTGTGACCAAACATGTATTATCTGGGCTTGCTGCTTCGCTAATATTTCTATCTCGGACAAACCAG GTTATTGCGGCAGATCTATCTTATCACCCCAATATCTGCCAGCTTGCTAGTGCACCAGATGGTACATTAACTCTCCCACTTGTTGAGGGGTCTGATGAAAGAAGTGAGAGGCTAATGATGATAAGAGGTATGACAGCCAAGGATTTCGACCCCATTAGATATTCTGGAAGATGGTTTGAGGTTGCTTCACTCAAACGTGGATTTGCTGGACAAGGTCAAGAAGACTGTCACTGCACTCAG GGTGTATATACGTTTGATATGGAGTCACCCTTTATCCAAGTTGATACCTTTTGTGTTCATGGGGGCCCCAATGGGTATATTACTGGCATTAAGGGAAAGGTTCAGTGCCTTCCAGAGGATAATTTGGAGAAAAATGAAACTGAACTAGAAAAGCAGGAGATGATAAAAGAGAGATGTTATCTTCGTTTTCCGACACTACCATTTATCCCCAAGGAGCCTTATGATGTGATTGCTACTGATTATGACAACTTTGCTCTTGTTTCAGGAGCAAAAGACAGAGGCTTTATTCAG ATCTACTCAAGGACACCTGACCCTGGACCTGAATTCATTGAGAAGCACAAAACTTATTTGGAAAACTTTGGGTATGATCCAAGTATAATCAAGTATACTCCACAAGACTGTGAAGTAATGTCAAATAGTCAGTTAGCTGCAATGATGTCAATGTCTGGAATGCAACAGGCTCAAACAAACCAATTTCCTGACCTAGAATTGAAGGGCTCTGTTGAATTTAATCCATTTACAAGTGTATTTGATACTTTGAAGAAGCTCCTTGAGCTATATTTTAAGTAG
- the LOC126694680 gene encoding uncharacterized protein LOC126694680, which yields MDSMDSEVETLEQRLTSMLGQLQVECGILERMVYKNKNQHRRCLYFQYLLKVRRDIRLLQSAKLEELVGSCFLVITGKRPKQKVHLLESLKRRKCDGGKYNFMERLLGAARLLSQMVEPMLKAATEISILLARSFFIGFSLTILALLARLRVLVQQILLDVVSVFKMVSSLAQKKQSVKISQEGIEVFREYYPTNEEFATLECVWKSDKFVLLERAHKSKTGSQEGDLIEDISLGASAVKYQSIESFLGDDEVVPIRVDAAQMDKKDPSHITENKTDLLTGSSLESDDGKAVESCTEVGDGKAVESYTEVGDSSGIAAAPSKKFPPEDGLLTATKTSTSSNVLKSKSGSRKVAFVSVKNPPASTPNVKNPPLSATNITTFDFKENETNTGKMEDPFFSLLTGGSLKDSLF from the exons ATGGATTCTATGGATTCAGAAGTTGAAACTCTTGAGCAGAGGTTAACATCTATGCTTGGGCAGCTTCAAGTAGAGTGTGGCATTCTTGAAAGAATGGTATATAAGAACAAGAACCAGCATAGGCGTTGCTTGTATTTCCAGTATCTTTTGAAG GTGAGGAGGGATATTAGACTTTTGCAATCAGCTAAGTTGGAGGAGTTAGTAGGTTCTTGCTTTCTGGTTATCACTGGGAAGAGACCTAAACAAAAGGTGCATCTATTAGAAAG tttaaagagaagaaaatgtgatggtggaaaatataattttatggaACGACTTCTGGGAGCTGCACGCCTACTATCACAG ATGGTTGAGCCAATGTTGAAAGCAGCTAC TGAGATATCTATCTTGCTTGCTCGATccttttttattggattttctCTGACCATTTTGGCTCTACTTGCACGCCTTCGAGTTTTGGTTCAACAA ATACTACTTGATGTTGTTTCAGTATTCAAAATGGTTTCTTCTCTTGCCCAGAAGAAGCAATCAGTAAAGATTTCCCAAGAAGGAATTGAG GTCTTCAGAGAATATTACCCAACCAATGAGGAGTTTGCTACCCTAGAGTGTGTATGGAAATCAGATAAGTTTGTATTACTTGAGAGGGCACATAAGAGCAAGACTGGAAGTCAGGAGGGGGATCTCATAGAAGACATTTCTTTAGGAGCATCTGCTGTGAAGTATCAAAGTATTGAGTCTTTTCTTGGAG ACGATGAAGTTGTTCCCATTAGGGTTGATGCAGCCCAAATGGACAAAAAAGATCCATCTCATATCACGGAGAACAAGACTGATTTACTGACAGGCTCTTCCCTGGAGAGTGATGATGGGAAGGCAGTTGAAAGCTGTACAGAAGTAGGAGATGGGAAGGCAGTTGAAAGCTATACAGAAGTAGGAGACAGTTCAGGCATTGCAGCTGCCCCAAGCAAGAAATTTCCACCGGAAGATGGTTTGCTTACAGCCACAAAGACCTCTACAAGTTCAAATGTGTTAAAATCTAAGTCCGGATCAAGAAAAGTAGCATTTGTGTCGGTGAAAAATCCTCCAGCATCAACACCAAATGTGAAAAATCCTCCACTATCAGCCACCAATATTACCACATTTGACTTCAAGGAAAACGAAACTAATACTGGTAAAATGGAAGATCCATTTTTCAGTTTGCTCACTGGTGGAAGTTTAAAGGACAGTCTCTtctag